CTGAAGGTAAACATTTTCTTGCGGATGGACTCAGCCAGTTCCGGATCTGCCATCTCGATGCTGTCGACGATTTTACGGTCAGATCCTTTTTCCATACGACCGAGAATATCCACCACCTTGTCGACACCGCCGACGTCTTGTTGCTCTTTCTTGCTGACGCCGCCGATTTCACGGCGCAGCGCCTCTTCAATCTGGGCAAGAACTTCCGGCATGACTTTGTCAATCTTGGCGATGCGGTACATGACGTCACCGGCTAATTCTTCGGGAAGGAAGCTGAGAACTTTACCTGTGTGATCAGAACGTTGGGTGGAGAGAATCAGGGCCAGCGTCTGAGGGTGTTCATTCTCGAGCAGGCTCGCCACCATGCGCGGCTGCATGGTGGCAATGGTTTCCAGCGGTCGCGACTCAACACCACTGAGAATCTCGTTGACCAGCTGATCGCCATGTTCATCACCACTGCCGGCAATGGCATTGCGGACAAACTCTTCACTTTTAATATACATACCGGGATTGCGTTTCTGGGCCTGATGGAATTCAGACATGACATCATTGGCCAGATCCGCCGGGATATGATCGATATTGATCATCACCCGGGTCAGCATGCGGATTTCATTTTCTTCGAGTTCGGAAAAGACTTTCGCGGTTGCGGATTCACCCAGACACATTAATAGCACCGCCGCTTTTTCCACGCCGGTCATGCGGTTGAATTGCAGTTCATCCATGCTCATGATTGTTACTCTTCATCTGTCATCCAGGTCCGAATCACCTGGGAGGGGGAATGTTCAGCTTTGAGAATATTTTGACGCATCTGCTCCGTGGCGTCGAGCTCTACCGTGGCGCTTCGCCCCGCAGCCATTTCCTCTTCCAGCTCTTTGACGGTTTTAAAATGCTGCACCGTCGCTTCCGACTTCAGGGTTTTCAATGCCGGACGCACGAGCATCAGATACATCAGCAACGCGCCTAAACCGGCAAGGACGTATTTCAACAGCGGCAAATAGACGTAGAGCTGATCCGTCACACTGGGCTCAGGCAAGACCGGCTGTTCATAAAATTCATCGGCAAACGGCATGGACACCACATTGAGCTGGTCTCCACGCGTTTTATCAATCCCAAGAGCGCTTTGCACCATCCGTTCAATGGTCCGCAACTCCTGCTCGGAACGCGGGGTCAACACCGGCTCCCCTTCCTCCTCAGCCTCGGTCATTTTGTCGGCAACCAGAACCGAAACGGACAAATGTTTGATCGTGCCCACCGGAGCGACGGTGCGATTGACCACCTTACTGATTTCATAATTGGTGGTTTCCGCACTGCTGGTGCTGTTGGAGCCCGCGCCACCTCCGGTCGTCATCCCCGGACCGAGATTCGCCTGGACACCGGGAACACCGCCGCCGACAGTCGAGCTGCCCTCTTTTTGTTCCTGGACCTGTTCGCTACGCGGCACGGCACTCTTCGGATCGTAAAGTTCCTCAAGCTTTTCCACTTGGGCAAAATCGAGAACCGCCGTCACCTTGACCAGAGAATTCGCCATGCCCAGAGCGCGATCAAGCATGGCCTGAGCGCGACTTTCCATCTGCCGTTCGACAGCACGTTGATATTCGAGCATCCCCGGCGTCATCGGCCCGCTCAGCCCTTCATCCGGTTTTTTCGACAGCACCTTTCCGGCGGCATCCACGACCGTGACATATTCCGGCTCAAGGCCCTCAACGCTGCCGGCAACCAGATTGACAATGCCCTGCACCTGTGTCTCTTTCAGGGCACGTCCGGGAGCCAGCTTGACAATAATGGATGCGGTCACCCGCTGTTGTTCACTTTTAAACAAACGCTTTTGCGGCAACGCCAGATGCACCCGGGCCGCCGATACCGGCGACAGTGAGGCGACGGTTCGCGACAGTTCGCCCTGCATGGCCCGCAGATAATTAACTTTTTGAACGAAGTCGGTAATGCCGAGGCTCTGCTTGTCGAAGATCTCAAAACCAACGCCGCCGCCTTGCGGCAAACCGGCCCCGGCAAGATCCAGGCGTGTTTCGTAGACCCGCTCGGCAGGAACGTAAACGGACTGGCCTCCGCCGCGCAATTCGTAAGGAACCTTCTGCTCTTTGAGCCAGGTGACGATGGATGAGGCATCATTTTCCGACAAATTGGCAAAGAGCAGCTGATAGTCGGTATGGCGCGCCTGCATGATGATCAGCGCAAACAACGTCAGCGAAAACAGCGCAACGGCAACCAGACTGATCTTGCGTGACAACGGCCAGCCTTTGATTGCCGCGAACATATTTCCTTTGGTCTCATCCGCCATGATTTATGAATACTCCATTCCGGAACCGGCTAAAAATCTCATTCGCCAGCAGGCTCACACCTGCATCTGGATAATTTCCTTGTAGGCATCCACGACTTTGTTACGAATCTGTACAAGCATCCGCATTGACACGTCAGCCTCTTCCATCGACAGCATCACTTCATGCAGGTTATCGGCCTTACCCGTCACCAGATCGGTCACCGCCGCGTCTGCATCGAGCTGAGCTTTGTTGGTCTGATCAATGGCCTGGGTCAACATGTCGGCAAAACCGCTTTGCGGTGCCTGTTTATCAAAGCTGAGCTTCGGCATCATCGATTTGAGATGGGTATCAATGGAGATATCTTTCATCGCGGCACCTCGTTATCCGTTATAATTATTCTTTAACCGTTGATCAGGCTTATTTACCGATTTCCAGGGCTTTCAACGCCATCCGCTTCGCCGCCTTGATGCTCGTCAGGTTCGCTTCATAAGCCCGTGTCGCCAGCATCATGTCCGTGGTCTCTTTAAGAAGGTCAATATTAGGCAGTGCAACATAGCCCTGCTCATTGGCATCAGGATGCCCTGGATCAAAAACCAAACGCGGTTCAGCGTCTTCTGTCACAATCTGTGAGACCTGAACGCCGCTCATGGCCTTTTTCTCTTTGGCGGACAAATGGTCGGAAAAAGACATCTGCCTTGGTTCGAACACAACCATCTTACGACGGTAAGGTCCGCCCTCCGGCGTACGTGTTGTTTCGGAGTTGGCCATATTGGCAGTGATCGTATCCAAACGAATACGCTGCGCTTTAAGGGCTGAAGAACTGATATTCAGTGATGTAAAAATATCCATGAATTATCTCCTAGGTTCCCTGTACCACATATTTAACAATATTGAGTTTTTTATTAAGGAGCTGTGTCGTTGCCTCATACATGATCTGGTTCTCGGCCAGATTGATCATTTCCTGGTCCACTTGCACGGTGTTGCGATCACCCATCCCTGAGGTATCGCGAATTTCACCGACAGTGCCGGTCACGTTGTTAATCGAACCACCATGCGTCGAAATGTGCTGAGGGTGGGTCACCGCCATATCCGTCCCCTCCCCGGTTGCCGCCTGACGAAGCGCATCCTCAAACGTAAAGGTTTTTGCCTGGTAACCCGGCGTCTGGGCATTGGCGACATTGGCCGCGATGATCTGTTGATTGCGCAAACGCAAATCCATCGATTTTTTCATCAACAGAGCTGTTTGGTCCATCATTCCCGAAGTCATCATCGTTCCACCTTTTGTCCTTCAATGCAATTCAACGGTCAAAACGCTCAATCGCCAATGTTTCTTCCGCCAGAGAGCGCCACTCGCTACTTTGTGCTTCTTCGACCAGTTGACGCAAAAGTTTTAGTCCGGCCCGCCGTTGGCTCTGGCTGAGCAAAATCTGGGCTTCACGGTACATCGCCTGATCACGATAGTCGCCCTGCCGCAAATAGCGAAACAGTTCCAGAGCCCGGGCGTTATTCTTCTTGTCGCGATACGCTTCCGCCAGCATCAGCAGATCAGCCGGCTCCTCACTGGACCAATCGTTGCCAATCAGGCCAGACATGGTGTTGACGACCAGATCAACATCCCCCCGTTTCCAGGCCAAATGCGCTAAGATCTTATCCAACGCCTCGGTTTTGGGCCGATTCGGGTCCTTAAGCGCACGAAACACCGCGTCTTCCTCTCCCAGAGCCCGCATTGCCTCGATCTTCAGCTGAAAGATTTTCGGCCATTGAACGCCCTGCGGATAGTTCTGCGCATAGCGACTTGCATAATCCACCACCCGATCATACGCCTTCTGTTGCATCAGAGCTTCCAGCAGGGGTATGTAAACCTGCATGGTTTGCTGTTCTTCCGATGCGTGATCCAACAGGTACAGATATAAACGAACCGCGCGATCTGAAAATTCCAGCTGAGAAAAAACCTCGCCCAGTCCGATTAGAAAATCAAAGTTACGCTGGCTGGCCACCAGCAGATCGCGATTCTGCTCGACCAACACCAGCGCGCTGAAATATTTCTTCTCCTCAATCATGCCGCGAATCACATCCGGCAGAATATCGGCCAGCAACGCCTGAGCGTGACCGGCCAGATCGGTCATCCGATCTGACCTGAGCAGATAGCGCAATTCTTCAACCGCGTCCAGGCGTTGCCCCAGCAGGTAAGATCCCAGCGCTTGCTTAAACTGCATTTCAGCGCGACGATCCCGATCCACCATCAGGTCCGCCAACTCGGCATAGTCGTTACGCGCCCGCCGCCGACTGTGAAAATCATCAACCACCATGCTCAAATCGGCAATTTTCGCCTTGGCCAACAACGCGCCCTGAGTTCCAGGAATGATCTGATGCAACAGATCGTAACCGGCATCTTTATCGCCACGATGAATCATTGACATGGCCAGCAGATACCGTGCCATATCGCGAGATTCAGGATCCTCGACGCCGTCAAGAAAACGCTTCAGCTGGACAATCGCGCCGTCATAATCCTTTTGCCGATAAAGACTCATGGCAAAGCCGGCCAGAGACCTTGGGGAATCCGCCAGTTGACCGGCCAAAGCCTGGTATTGTTCAACCGCTGCAGCATAGTTGCCCTGCGCAAACCAGATATCCGCCTGCCGCTGCTGATAATGATTTACCAGGACGGCCTTACCGTGCTTCATTTGCCCATCAAGCACAATCTGTGCGGATCGCACATCATTGGTCGCCAGGGCCACTTCGGCGTGCAGCAGTTCGGAGTAAGCTAAAAAACGCCCATCGGCCTGGCGTTGGGCGTCGAGCTCCAGTGCCGCCATCAGCTGATAAGGATCCGCAAATTCTCGTGCGGCAATATACATGTTCAGCAAGCGAACATACTCGCTCAGGGCCGGCTGCTCCTCAGGAAGTGCCTGCTGCGCCCTCTCCACCATTTTTTCCGCCTGAGCATAATTGCCGCCACGCATCGACAGCTCAGCCAGTAACGACAGAAACCGCACTCTCTCCAGACCGGTCGTCGACTCAAAACCGATGTTACGCAATGCGGCCATCGCCGCATCCCATTCTTCAGCGGCGGCCAACTCTTCCACTTCAACCGGCAACACATCATCAACCGGCCCAAGCAAGGCCAATGCTGGAAATGGCGGTGCCGTGTAATGAATGTTGGCCGGAATGGTCACCGGCAATTCATACTCTTCAAAAAAGCGTAACCAGTCACCACGGTACTCTGAGTTAATACCACGGCGGCCGACACCGCCAACCCGTGACACCTGTCCGGGGAGCTTACGGGCGATCGCCGGGCGCATGACATTTTGCGCATCACGCCAATGCACATCAATGGTCACCAGACCCGTACGCAATTCCTTGGCGGTATTGACAAAGTAAGGTGGTCGTCGCAACAAAAAAGACACCATCAACTTATCTTTGCCCTGGCCGATCAGCGTGCGGACCAACCGTTCATCCTCCACAGGAAAAATCATTTCCGAGCCGGGCACGGTCTGCTTCAATTCGATTTCGAGTTTTTGCCCCGATGTGGTGACCTCAAATTCAGGAACCTTGTTGAATTTCAGGATCAGCCGGGTAACATTAACTTCATCCTGCTTGTCGATCTTCTGCAGTACAAATCGTTGCGAGGCCGCGAAACCGAATGCACCTCCCCACAACAACATCAGACAAAGCATGCAACAAACAAAAAATAAACGCTTCAATAGTCACACCTGGATGAATACGCAGTTTAACCGATTCATTTTCGCCACATGGTCTTTTGTTTAAATGCAAAAAACGCGCCATAGGCCCAAGCCTCATAACACGGGAAACGGCAGTTCAAAAAAAGAGCATCCAACATTCATTTTGCCGACAGATCATAAAAAAAAGTCATTTTTTTGACAGAGAGGCGGGAAAAAGCAGTTCAGTAATTCTCCCTTTTACACTATAATTACTAATTGTTGCTTAATATGAACGCCAGACCAATGCAATTCACCCCTTTAATGAATTGTTCGGTTGACAGCACTTCGTTCAACAGCCACACTTTGCCAGGGACACGAACTTTGATCCACGTAAGTGCAGCCACCTTAAAAAACGGAGAACCAATAACGCCATGACCGACGAGCTGAGCAGTGATCAAATAGAAATTATCCAGGAATTTGTTCAGGAAAGCCAGGACATGATCGAGCAGCTGGAGCCGACGATCATTGAGCTGGGCCAGAATACCGACAATGAAACCATCAATGCCGTATTCCGCCTGTTTCATTCCATGAAAGGCAGTGCCGGCTTTCTTGAGTTCAATCATATCACCAGCGTTGCTCATGCCGCGGAAAGCCTCCTCGACATGGTGCGCTCAGGCCAAATGGCTTTACAGCCGGAGCACGTCACCCTGTTATGCGAATGCTGTGACTTCACCAAAGCGGCTCTGGAGACCGTTGACGAACACTTCACCGACGAAGCCATGGCCGAGCAAGGGGAAGCGATGGCAGCGCGCTTCCATGAAGCGATGGAA
This region of uncultured Desulfuromonas sp. genomic DNA includes:
- the fliE gene encoding flagellar hook-basal body complex protein FliE, whose translation is MKDISIDTHLKSMMPKLSFDKQAPQSGFADMLTQAIDQTNKAQLDADAAVTDLVTGKADNLHEVMLSMEEADVSMRMLVQIRNKVVDAYKEIIQMQV
- the flgC gene encoding flagellar basal body rod protein FlgC — its product is MDIFTSLNISSSALKAQRIRLDTITANMANSETTRTPEGGPYRRKMVVFEPRQMSFSDHLSAKEKKAMSGVQVSQIVTEDAEPRLVFDPGHPDANEQGYVALPNIDLLKETTDMMLATRAYEANLTSIKAAKRMALKALEIGK
- the flgB gene encoding flagellar basal body rod protein FlgB encodes the protein MMTSGMMDQTALLMKKSMDLRLRNQQIIAANVANAQTPGYQAKTFTFEDALRQAATGEGTDMAVTHPQHISTHGGSINNVTGTVGEIRDTSGMGDRNTVQVDQEMINLAENQIMYEATTQLLNKKLNIVKYVVQGT
- the fliG gene encoding flagellar motor switch protein FliG; its protein translation is MSMDELQFNRMTGVEKAAVLLMCLGESATAKVFSELEENEIRMLTRVMINIDHIPADLANDVMSEFHQAQKRNPGMYIKSEEFVRNAIAGSGDEHGDQLVNEILSGVESRPLETIATMQPRMVASLLENEHPQTLALILSTQRSDHTGKVLSFLPEELAGDVMYRIAKIDKVMPEVLAQIEEALRREIGGVSKKEQQDVGGVDKVVDILGRMEKGSDRKIVDSIEMADPELAESIRKKMFTFSDLVNIDNRAMQMILREINNDTLTLALKTATDDLKNKIFSNISNRAAEMIQEDLEAMGPVRLSDVEAMQQTIVKLALKLEEEGQIVIPGRGAGDVLV
- the fliF gene encoding flagellar basal-body MS-ring/collar protein FliF translates to MADETKGNMFAAIKGWPLSRKISLVAVALFSLTLFALIIMQARHTDYQLLFANLSENDASSIVTWLKEQKVPYELRGGGQSVYVPAERVYETRLDLAGAGLPQGGGVGFEIFDKQSLGITDFVQKVNYLRAMQGELSRTVASLSPVSAARVHLALPQKRLFKSEQQRVTASIIVKLAPGRALKETQVQGIVNLVAGSVEGLEPEYVTVVDAAGKVLSKKPDEGLSGPMTPGMLEYQRAVERQMESRAQAMLDRALGMANSLVKVTAVLDFAQVEKLEELYDPKSAVPRSEQVQEQKEGSSTVGGGVPGVQANLGPGMTTGGGAGSNSTSSAETTNYEISKVVNRTVAPVGTIKHLSVSVLVADKMTEAEEEGEPVLTPRSEQELRTIERMVQSALGIDKTRGDQLNVVSMPFADEFYEQPVLPEPSVTDQLYVYLPLLKYVLAGLGALLMYLMLVRPALKTLKSEATVQHFKTVKELEEEMAAGRSATVELDATEQMRQNILKAEHSPSQVIRTWMTDEE